In Enterobacter sp. 638, a single window of DNA contains:
- a CDS encoding sigma-70 family RNA polymerase sigma factor, translating into MDNVFAPREAWPALMVKAQAGDRDAYTQLLRAIVPAIRAIVRKQVSDPVLVEDVIQDVLLTVHRVRHTYDPACPFLPWLMAISQARAIDALRHRGRSQRRETTADASLSEYAARDDSEHQDIQEELSRILDRLPSRQRQIVQHIHLEEMTLAEAAKRHNLSLSAVKSLLHRALTNLRRMGANHDQS; encoded by the coding sequence ATGGATAACGTTTTTGCGCCGCGCGAAGCATGGCCCGCGCTGATGGTAAAAGCCCAGGCGGGGGATCGTGACGCGTATACGCAGCTACTGCGCGCCATCGTTCCGGCGATCCGGGCGATAGTGCGCAAACAGGTGTCCGATCCGGTGTTGGTCGAAGATGTCATTCAGGATGTCCTTTTGACGGTCCATCGGGTGCGCCATACCTACGACCCCGCCTGTCCTTTTTTGCCGTGGCTGATGGCGATTTCGCAGGCCCGAGCGATCGATGCGCTTCGCCATCGCGGACGCTCTCAGCGACGGGAAACGACAGCCGATGCCTCGTTATCGGAATATGCTGCGCGGGATGATTCAGAACATCAGGACATTCAGGAAGAGCTGTCGCGCATATTAGACCGGCTGCCTTCTCGTCAGCGTCAGATTGTGCAGCATATCCATCTCGAGGAAATGACGCTCGCCGAGGCCGCTAAGCGCCATAACCTGAGCCTCTCAGCCGTGAAATCTTTATTACACAGAGCATTAACGAATCTTCGCCGGATGGGAGCGAATCATGACCAATCATGA
- a CDS encoding DUF2238 domain-containing protein, whose protein sequence is MNASALNPYLKIGTLLLLVILVYTGMLTGDRATWLMEVTPVIIIVPLLLATHRRYPLTPLLYTLIFFHAIILMVGGMYTYAKVPIGFEVQEMFNLSRNPYDKLGHFFQGLVPALAAREILLRGGYVNGRKMTGFLVCCIALAISATYELIEWWAALAMGQGADDFLGTQGDPWDTQSDMFCALLGALTTVLLLSRYHQRQLARLPG, encoded by the coding sequence ATGAACGCTTCAGCTCTCAATCCTTATTTAAAAATCGGCACGCTGCTCTTGCTCGTCATTCTGGTTTATACGGGAATGCTCACCGGCGACAGAGCCACCTGGCTGATGGAAGTCACGCCGGTCATTATCATTGTGCCGCTTCTGCTCGCAACCCATCGACGCTATCCGCTCACGCCCCTGCTCTATACACTCATTTTCTTTCACGCGATCATTTTGATGGTTGGCGGCATGTACACCTACGCCAAAGTACCGATCGGTTTTGAGGTTCAGGAGATGTTTAATCTGAGCCGAAATCCGTACGACAAGCTGGGACACTTCTTCCAGGGTCTGGTGCCTGCGCTGGCGGCTCGCGAGATCCTGCTGCGAGGCGGCTATGTTAATGGCCGCAAAATGACGGGGTTTCTGGTGTGCTGTATTGCCCTGGCGATCAGCGCCACGTATGAGCTGATTGAATGGTGGGCGGCACTTGCCATGGGGCAAGGCGCGGATGATTTCCTCGGTACGCAGGGTGACCCGTGGGATACGCAATCAGATATGTTCTGCGCCCTGCTCGGCGCGCTGACCACCGTGCTGCTGCTTAGCAGATATCACCAGCGACAACTGGCGCGCCTTCCCGGCTGA
- a CDS encoding HNH endonuclease signature motif containing protein: MNYFYAYHGPANRNDFEFEKGYGVGRESTWHRVKKGDCVFVIQHPEGQEEYKLCGLYEIVGHYKEPASIYPLRFELNNITPGEGFIRLDETILNAQLPDIYGDKRLGIFKQHFCRQGATFQAPLAHPVVSILSELLEVTEQYAEPAAFREDGMQMVKVRRGQEVFRKKILVNWENKCAITGCTLALEACHIISHATKVNYTLENGIVLTADLHKLFDNGHLSIKNNTVFLSPAAQQEPRYARLHNQPLRKPLQPVHLISGVV; this comes from the coding sequence ATGAATTATTTTTACGCTTACCACGGCCCGGCAAATAGAAATGATTTTGAGTTTGAAAAGGGCTATGGAGTCGGGCGCGAGTCGACATGGCATCGCGTTAAAAAGGGCGATTGTGTTTTTGTGATTCAACATCCTGAGGGACAGGAGGAGTATAAGCTTTGCGGTCTCTACGAGATCGTAGGGCATTATAAGGAACCGGCCAGCATTTATCCTCTCAGATTTGAATTAAACAATATTACCCCCGGTGAAGGCTTTATTCGGCTCGATGAGACGATCCTCAATGCACAGCTACCCGACATTTACGGGGACAAACGCCTCGGTATTTTTAAACAGCATTTCTGCCGTCAGGGGGCGACGTTCCAGGCTCCGCTTGCACACCCTGTGGTTTCGATTCTGAGTGAGTTGCTTGAAGTGACGGAACAGTATGCTGAGCCCGCCGCGTTTCGTGAAGATGGTATGCAAATGGTTAAAGTCCGCCGCGGGCAGGAAGTATTCCGTAAAAAGATCCTGGTGAACTGGGAAAATAAGTGCGCAATTACCGGTTGCACGCTGGCGCTGGAAGCTTGCCACATTATCAGTCATGCCACTAAGGTCAATTATACGCTTGAGAACGGTATTGTTTTAACGGCCGATTTACATAAGCTTTTTGATAACGGTCACCTGAGCATTAAAAATAATACTGTGTTTTTATCACCAGCGGCACAACAAGAACCCCGGTATGCGCGATTACATAATCAGCCGCTGCGCAAGCCGCTTCAGCCAGTGCATCTTATTTCTGGCGTTGTTTAA
- the yghU gene encoding glutathione-dependent disulfide-bond oxidoreductase, with protein MSDNNYQPPKVWEWEQNGNGGAFANINRPISGATHEKDLPVGQHPLQLYSLGTPNGQKVTIMLEELLALGVSEAEYDAWLIRIGEGDQFSSGFVDVNPNSKIPALRDNSTNPPTRVFESGHILLYLAEKFGHLLPKDPAGRTETLNWLFWLQGSAPFLGGGFGHFYNYAPVKIQYAIDRFTMEAKRLLDVLDKQLAKSRYIAGDEYTIADIAIWPWFGSVVLGNVYNAAEFLDAEKYTHVQRWAKEVAQRPAVKRGRIVNRTFGEPSEQLHERHAASDFDTQTEDKRQA; from the coding sequence ATGTCAGACAACAACTACCAGCCACCGAAAGTGTGGGAATGGGAACAGAACGGTAACGGCGGCGCGTTCGCGAATATCAATCGTCCCATTTCTGGCGCCACGCACGAGAAAGATCTGCCCGTAGGGCAGCATCCTTTGCAGCTGTATTCACTGGGTACGCCGAACGGTCAGAAAGTCACCATCATGCTCGAAGAGCTGCTGGCGCTGGGTGTCAGCGAGGCGGAGTACGACGCGTGGTTGATTCGCATTGGCGAAGGCGACCAGTTCTCGAGCGGCTTTGTGGACGTTAACCCGAACTCGAAGATTCCGGCACTTCGTGACAATTCCACGAACCCACCGACGCGCGTATTTGAATCGGGCCATATTCTGCTGTATCTGGCAGAAAAATTTGGTCACCTTCTGCCAAAAGATCCGGCGGGACGTACCGAAACGCTGAACTGGTTATTCTGGCTGCAAGGCTCCGCGCCGTTCCTCGGCGGAGGTTTTGGTCACTTCTATAATTATGCGCCGGTGAAGATTCAGTACGCGATCGACCGCTTCACGATGGAGGCAAAACGCCTGCTCGACGTACTGGATAAACAGCTTGCGAAGAGTCGTTACATCGCGGGTGATGAGTACACCATCGCCGATATTGCCATCTGGCCGTGGTTTGGCAGCGTGGTGCTCGGCAATGTTTATAACGCCGCCGAATTCCTCGATGCCGAAAAATACACCCACGTGCAGCGTTGGGCAAAAGAGGTCGCGCAGCGCCCGGCGGTGAAACGCGGCCGTATCGTCAATCGTACCTTTGGCGAGCCATCCGAGCAGTTACATGAACGCCATGCGGCGAGCGACTTCGATACCCAAACCGAAGACAAACGTCAGGCGTAA
- a CDS encoding DUF1109 domain-containing protein, with translation MTNHELFIEKLSQQALPVKRPWHTGWRVLAWTLMALPCGWLTSLLVQRVATDWSQSGSLVATLQLSLTFIIGMMATGNAFLISIAGRRPLSWRWFAPLLVLWLGCVMFSLSQASPVNPHAEASCYTFMLVVSTPMIVLVIGYLRRTRSLHPLRSLATAGAGVAFMALTLLSFCHPIEVHPLDFALHIAAIITIVAFTVLLGWRWVMIR, from the coding sequence ATGACCAATCATGAATTGTTTATCGAAAAATTAAGCCAGCAAGCGCTGCCGGTTAAGCGACCCTGGCACACAGGTTGGCGCGTGCTGGCGTGGACGCTGATGGCGCTGCCGTGTGGGTGGTTAACCAGCCTGCTGGTGCAACGCGTGGCGACCGACTGGAGCCAGTCCGGATCGCTGGTAGCCACATTGCAACTGTCGCTGACTTTCATCATCGGGATGATGGCGACGGGTAACGCTTTTTTAATCAGTATTGCCGGGCGACGGCCTTTGAGTTGGCGCTGGTTTGCGCCATTGCTGGTGCTGTGGCTGGGATGTGTGATGTTCAGTTTAAGTCAGGCATCACCCGTGAACCCTCATGCAGAGGCGAGCTGTTACACCTTTATGCTGGTGGTCAGCACCCCGATGATTGTGCTGGTGATTGGCTATTTGCGCCGCACCCGCTCATTGCATCCGCTGCGCAGCCTGGCAACAGCGGGCGCGGGCGTCGCTTTTATGGCGCTGACGCTGCTGTCGTTTTGCCATCCGATTGAGGTACATCCGCTGGACTTTGCATTACATATTGCGGCGATCATCACCATCGTGGCTTTCACTGTCCTTTTGGGCTGGAGATGGGTAATGATTCGTTAA
- a CDS encoding peroxiredoxin has product MKRLKIISAAVALTFSLFAVNAQAALEAGAKAPDFSLQGALGGKPLTFSLQQALQKGPVVLYFFPAAFTKGCTLEAHAFAEATDDFKKLGATVVGVTAGNVDQVDEFSKLECRDKFAVAADPGAKVAAEYETLMQMNGKTVSDRTSFVIAPDGKILLSYPDRNPDAHIQKTMDAVKQYAKSHS; this is encoded by the coding sequence ATGAAACGTTTGAAAATCATCTCCGCTGCAGTTGCTCTCACTTTTTCCTTATTTGCCGTGAATGCGCAGGCCGCGCTTGAGGCTGGCGCGAAAGCGCCTGATTTCAGTTTGCAGGGTGCGCTGGGCGGTAAACCTTTGACCTTCTCCCTGCAGCAAGCGCTGCAAAAAGGGCCAGTTGTGCTCTACTTTTTCCCGGCCGCCTTTACCAAAGGCTGCACGCTCGAAGCGCATGCTTTTGCTGAAGCAACAGATGACTTTAAAAAACTGGGCGCAACCGTGGTGGGCGTAACGGCTGGCAATGTCGATCAGGTTGATGAATTCTCCAAACTGGAGTGCCGCGATAAGTTTGCGGTGGCCGCCGATCCGGGGGCAAAAGTGGCTGCAGAATACGAAACATTGATGCAAATGAACGGCAAAACCGTTTCCGATCGCACCTCTTTCGTCATCGCTCCGGATGGCAAAATTCTGCTGAGCTACCCTGACCGTAACCCTGACGCGCATATTCAGAAAACGATGGATGCGGTTAAGCAATACGCGAAGTCACACTCGTAA
- a CDS encoding thioredoxin family protein yields MLTAILAAFLGGVILNFMPCVFPVISLKALGIMRHQGDTASARTEGLGFLAGVIFTMMALAAVLLALRAGGTAVGWGFQLQSPLVISILALIILGAALNLLGVFEVGLSLQRAGEISLGRGAFVRSALTGALAIIVATPCSAPFMAGAIGYALVQPPAVSLAIFLSLALGFAAPFTLVSLFPAIARRLPRPGAWMDFLKKGLAFPMLGAFAWLVWVLAQQAGTAALAALLACAVIVSFAAWLYGIAQRRRYQGQSYKILLAFTVAFFAVAIAPLPNVMKADEAQTATQRAENVSPVKWSPQNVAEMRGHGKAIFVNFIASWCITCQVNDRTSLSTQAVKQAIARTGTVYMVADSTSFNADIDDAMNTFGQGGLPLYVVYPADGSAPKVLPQVLTPSIVVTALDRASGKKA; encoded by the coding sequence ATGTTAACCGCTATTCTGGCCGCCTTTTTGGGCGGCGTTATCCTCAATTTTATGCCCTGCGTATTTCCGGTCATTTCCTTAAAAGCGCTGGGAATCATGCGCCATCAGGGTGATACCGCCAGCGCGCGGACGGAAGGCCTGGGTTTTTTAGCGGGGGTGATTTTTACCATGATGGCGCTGGCGGCCGTTTTGCTGGCGTTGCGCGCCGGTGGAACCGCCGTGGGATGGGGATTCCAGCTCCAGTCGCCGCTGGTGATTTCCATTCTGGCGCTGATTATTCTTGGCGCAGCGCTGAATCTTCTCGGCGTATTTGAGGTTGGACTTTCCCTTCAGCGAGCAGGTGAAATCTCGCTTGGGCGCGGTGCATTTGTCCGCTCGGCGCTGACCGGCGCGCTGGCTATCATCGTTGCGACGCCGTGCTCCGCACCGTTTATGGCGGGGGCTATCGGCTATGCGTTGGTCCAACCGCCCGCGGTTTCACTGGCGATTTTCCTCTCGCTAGCGCTCGGTTTCGCGGCTCCGTTTACGCTGGTTTCTCTCTTCCCGGCGATTGCCCGTCGATTACCCCGTCCGGGTGCGTGGATGGATTTTCTCAAGAAAGGGCTGGCGTTTCCGATGTTGGGTGCCTTTGCCTGGCTGGTGTGGGTTCTTGCGCAGCAGGCCGGGACGGCAGCGCTGGCGGCGCTGTTGGCCTGTGCGGTGATCGTCAGTTTTGCCGCCTGGCTGTACGGTATCGCCCAGCGCAGGCGCTATCAGGGGCAGTCTTATAAGATTCTTTTGGCATTCACCGTGGCATTTTTTGCCGTCGCGATTGCGCCATTGCCAAATGTTATGAAAGCGGATGAAGCGCAAACGGCCACGCAGCGTGCTGAAAATGTCAGTCCGGTGAAATGGTCGCCGCAGAATGTGGCGGAAATGCGCGGCCACGGCAAAGCAATTTTTGTGAACTTCATTGCATCGTGGTGCATCACCTGTCAGGTCAATGACCGTACCTCTTTATCCACTCAGGCCGTGAAACAGGCCATTGCGCGCACGGGAACGGTCTATATGGTGGCTGATTCAACCTCGTTTAACGCCGATATCGATGACGCGATGAATACGTTCGGGCAGGGTGGATTGCCGTTATATGTGGTGTACCCGGCGGACGGAAGCGCGCCAAAAGTATTGCCGCAGGTGCTGACGCCGTCGATTGTGGTCACCGCTCTGGATCGGGCTTCTGGCAAAAAAGCATGA
- the gss gene encoding bifunctional glutathionylspermidine amidase/synthase — protein MRKGKLSSDAPFGTLLGYAPGGVAIYSSNYSSLDPRQYPEDAEFRSYIGNEYMGHKWQCVEFARRFLFLNYGYVFTDVGMAWEIFSLRFLRQVVNDNILPLQAFANGSKRAPDAGALLIWRNDGEFSETGHVAIITQLMGDKVRIAEQNVLHSPLPIGQQWTRELRLSVENGRYTLHDTYTDTHILGWMIQTDDTEHSLPQPQIEPELLNLTGARLQNKRQFDGKWLNENDSLQQAYVRANGHVINKDPCQYFTITESAEQELIKATNELHLMYLHATDKVLKDDNLLALFDIPKILWPRLRLSWQWRRHHMITGRMDFCMDERGLKVYEYNADSASCHTEGGLILEEWVKNGYRGTGHNPAEGLLEELTGAWKHSNARPFVHIMQDNDIEEDYHALFIQRSLMQAGFETKILHGLEMLSWDVAGQLVDDDGRHVNCVWKTWAWETAIEQVREVSETEYAAVPIRTGHPQNAVRLIDVLLRPEVLVFEPLWTVIPGNKAILPVLWQLFPNHRYLLDTDFEVNERLSKTGYAVKPIAGRCGSNIDLISAQEELLDKSSGKFVDRKNIYQQLWCLPKVDGKYIQVCTFTVGGNYGGTCLRGDDSLVIKKESDIEPLIVVKDK, from the coding sequence ATGCGTAAAGGAAAGTTAAGCAGTGACGCTCCGTTTGGGACGTTGTTAGGTTATGCGCCGGGAGGCGTGGCGATTTACTCCTCGAATTACAGCAGCCTTGACCCGCGTCAGTACCCGGAAGACGCGGAGTTTCGTAGCTATATTGGCAACGAATATATGGGGCATAAATGGCAGTGCGTCGAGTTTGCGCGCCGCTTTCTGTTTCTCAATTACGGTTATGTCTTTACCGACGTCGGCATGGCGTGGGAGATTTTCTCGCTGCGCTTTCTGCGCCAGGTCGTTAATGACAACATTCTGCCGTTACAGGCTTTCGCGAACGGTTCAAAGCGCGCACCAGACGCTGGCGCGCTGCTCATCTGGCGCAATGACGGCGAATTCAGTGAAACCGGACACGTTGCTATCATCACCCAGTTGATGGGCGATAAAGTGCGTATTGCAGAACAGAACGTGCTGCATTCGCCGCTGCCGATTGGGCAGCAGTGGACGCGCGAGCTGCGCTTATCAGTCGAAAATGGCCGCTATACGCTGCATGACACCTATACCGATACCCACATTCTTGGCTGGATGATCCAGACCGATGACACCGAACACAGCTTGCCGCAGCCGCAAATCGAGCCTGAGTTGCTTAACCTTACCGGCGCGCGACTGCAAAACAAACGCCAGTTCGACGGTAAATGGCTCAATGAAAATGACTCGCTACAGCAGGCGTATGTTCGGGCGAACGGTCACGTCATTAATAAAGATCCCTGCCAGTATTTCACTATTACCGAAAGCGCCGAGCAGGAGCTGATCAAGGCGACCAACGAACTGCATCTCATGTATTTGCACGCCACCGACAAAGTGTTGAAAGACGATAATCTTCTGGCACTTTTCGACATCCCGAAAATCCTCTGGCCGCGCTTGCGTCTTTCCTGGCAGTGGCGCCGCCACCATATGATCACGGGCCGTATGGATTTTTGCATGGATGAGCGTGGGCTGAAGGTTTACGAATACAACGCGGATTCAGCATCCTGCCATACCGAAGGCGGTCTTATCCTCGAAGAGTGGGTAAAAAACGGTTATCGCGGGACGGGGCATAATCCGGCGGAAGGCTTGCTGGAGGAACTGACCGGCGCATGGAAACACAGCAATGCGCGTCCGTTCGTTCACATCATGCAGGACAATGACATCGAAGAGGATTATCACGCGCTGTTTATTCAGCGCTCGCTGATGCAGGCAGGCTTTGAGACCAAAATTCTTCACGGGCTGGAGATGTTGAGCTGGGATGTCGCCGGACAGCTGGTGGATGATGACGGCCGCCACGTCAACTGCGTGTGGAAAACCTGGGCGTGGGAAACCGCGATCGAGCAGGTCCGTGAGGTCAGCGAAACTGAATATGCCGCCGTACCGATTCGTACCGGTCATCCACAGAATGCAGTGCGTTTAATCGATGTGCTGCTGCGCCCGGAGGTGCTGGTCTTTGAACCGCTATGGACGGTCATTCCCGGCAACAAAGCGATTCTGCCGGTGCTGTGGCAACTGTTCCCGAATCATCGCTACCTGCTGGATACTGATTTTGAGGTCAATGAACGGCTGAGCAAAACCGGCTATGCGGTGAAGCCTATCGCCGGGCGATGCGGCAGTAATATCGATCTCATTAGCGCTCAGGAAGAGCTGCTGGATAAATCCAGCGGTAAGTTTGTCGATCGCAAAAATATCTATCAGCAGCTGTGGTGTCTCCCAAAAGTGGATGGCAAATATATTCAGGTTTGCACTTTTACCGTGGGCGGAAATTACGGCGGGACCTGTTTGCGCGGGGATGATTCGCTGGTGATTAAAAAAGAGAGTGATATCGAACCGTTAATTGTGGTGAAAGATAAATAG
- a CDS encoding autotransporter outer membrane beta-barrel domain-containing protein, translating to MKKKYLSQLISLLVASTAAQGLLTTHALAVSGTVIDSAFTSINVVGTNDSLHITDTGSITGAPTTALTVEQNATLATLLNDGTISDDGTNGNNYDVNIVQINGAVTTFENTGTISSINQYHYGSIVAVGASGEIDNFTNSGTIKNAPDNFNPGMNNTGAVANIGYIKTLTNTADGKITGYTGINNQGRIDTLLNAGVITSDTGNYGMMMGDNAAIYNNMNSSIGTLHNTGTIQSISRYSYDGGGIFNFGTIDTLINDDKIIGGSFGIQNYGVIGTLENNGKITATNFGIYASTSNTTSIGTIANNGEISGANYGILISSYDQSLETNIINNGLLSGKEDALYLSDNNSSSLGNVTLTNSGVVAGNINANNTSPLKINGGTTTMGTLTGLNGIGTITSTRSNVEFGTGSLLLNDNVVASTVVNNAASLQVNNSITVTGDYHQKAAATLTSGISDVAISRTDLMAETGYGRLNVSGNATFDQGSSVNLIRTGNTYKFAEGQRYVVVNATGAETNYNADKLKYKAIGYRGAVQGSVFDDGENKALVLTVGAEQTVTPPVVTSPVVTAPGVTPPVVTAPVITPPVATPPTQPTQPDRGLATIPSATASLGGLGNYTGIASPQLLELFNASLAIDSKSEANRVGESLSPGQNINTSSAAAVATSTAQAVVGAHIDAVRNPANSGTSGVATGDDYASNWIVWGQPFGGYARQDSTVEVSGYSAKFGGLIMGADRSLGDDWRLGAAVNYSNTSVHGKGNLNGNTSTADNYGVIGYAGFTGDPWYLNLSAGVNRQNYTSVRRADFTGFSGAAQGKFNGQSVTLQTEFGYPLTLQAGVVLTPLASLTYGYQHVDGYKETGGNGMALDVGSSHAQSVVSDIGARIEKTFATGLGNLTPFAQVTWLHQYDDRQVSSRASYAADTVGETSFTTKGASPVEDMAGVAIGSTLYEANELNLDARYDLQAGERYQAHTFSLRLRKMF from the coding sequence ATGAAAAAAAAATATCTCAGCCAGCTGATCTCCTTGCTGGTAGCTTCGACGGCAGCACAGGGGCTGCTGACCACCCATGCTTTAGCAGTTTCTGGTACAGTTATCGACTCAGCATTCACCAGCATTAATGTTGTCGGCACAAATGACTCGCTGCATATCACCGACACGGGCTCGATTACTGGCGCGCCGACCACAGCATTAACCGTGGAACAGAATGCCACATTAGCCACGCTGCTTAATGATGGCACCATCAGTGATGACGGTACTAACGGTAATAATTATGACGTTAACATCGTTCAGATTAATGGCGCGGTAACGACATTCGAAAATACCGGGACTATCTCGAGCATTAATCAGTATCACTACGGCAGCATAGTCGCAGTAGGCGCATCAGGTGAAATTGATAATTTCACGAATAGCGGCACGATTAAAAACGCGCCTGATAATTTTAATCCAGGCATGAATAATACCGGTGCTGTCGCGAATATTGGTTATATTAAAACGCTGACTAACACTGCTGATGGTAAGATCACCGGATATACTGGCATCAACAACCAGGGCAGAATAGATACGTTATTAAATGCAGGCGTGATTACCTCCGACACGGGTAATTATGGGATGATGATGGGAGATAATGCCGCCATTTATAATAATATGAATAGCAGCATTGGCACATTGCATAATACCGGAACCATCCAGTCCATTTCCCGTTATAGTTATGATGGTGGCGGAATCTTTAACTTTGGTACGATTGATACCCTTATCAATGATGATAAAATCATTGGGGGTTCATTCGGTATTCAAAACTATGGTGTGATTGGTACTCTTGAGAACAACGGTAAGATTACCGCCACTAACTTTGGTATTTATGCAAGCACCTCTAATACAACCTCTATTGGCACGATAGCTAATAATGGTGAAATCAGCGGGGCGAACTACGGAATTTTAATTTCGAGTTATGACCAAAGTCTGGAAACAAATATTATCAACAATGGGTTACTGAGCGGTAAGGAAGATGCGCTTTATCTCAGCGACAACAACTCATCTTCCCTTGGTAATGTTACGTTAACCAACAGCGGTGTGGTTGCGGGTAATATTAATGCCAATAACACTTCACCGTTAAAAATTAATGGTGGAACCACCACCATGGGCACATTGACCGGCCTGAACGGCATTGGGACCATTACCAGTACCCGCTCTAACGTGGAATTTGGTACCGGCTCACTGCTGCTTAACGACAATGTCGTCGCCAGCACGGTTGTCAACAATGCTGCGTCATTGCAGGTGAATAACAGTATTACTGTGACGGGCGATTACCATCAGAAAGCCGCTGCCACGCTTACTTCGGGTATCTCTGATGTTGCGATTTCCAGGACCGATCTGATGGCCGAAACCGGCTATGGTCGCCTGAATGTCAGCGGCAACGCCACGTTTGATCAAGGTTCCAGCGTCAATCTGATACGCACAGGAAATACCTATAAATTCGCGGAAGGTCAGCGCTATGTGGTGGTGAATGCCACGGGTGCAGAGACGAATTACAACGCGGATAAACTGAAGTATAAAGCCATCGGCTACCGTGGTGCGGTACAAGGTTCTGTCTTCGATGATGGCGAGAATAAAGCGCTGGTCTTAACCGTCGGTGCTGAGCAGACAGTGACTCCGCCAGTTGTGACATCTCCAGTTGTCACTGCACCGGGAGTCACACCGCCTGTCGTGACAGCTCCGGTCATCACACCACCGGTTGCGACACCTCCGACGCAGCCAACTCAGCCGGATCGCGGTTTGGCCACGATTCCAAGCGCTACCGCATCACTCGGCGGTCTGGGGAACTACACCGGGATTGCATCTCCGCAATTACTGGAGCTTTTCAACGCCTCGCTGGCGATTGACAGCAAAAGTGAAGCGAACCGCGTAGGTGAGAGTTTGTCACCGGGTCAAAACATCAACACCAGTTCAGCCGCTGCGGTGGCAACGTCGACCGCTCAGGCCGTGGTGGGTGCGCACATTGATGCAGTCCGTAATCCAGCCAACTCCGGTACCAGCGGCGTGGCGACGGGTGATGACTACGCCAGCAACTGGATTGTCTGGGGTCAACCGTTCGGCGGATATGCGCGTCAGGACAGCACGGTTGAAGTGAGTGGTTACAGCGCGAAGTTTGGCGGCCTGATCATGGGTGCAGATCGTTCGCTGGGCGACGACTGGCGTTTGGGTGCGGCGGTGAACTACAGCAATACGTCTGTTCACGGTAAAGGAAACCTGAACGGAAATACGTCGACGGCTGATAACTACGGCGTCATCGGTTACGCCGGCTTCACGGGCGATCCGTGGTATCTGAACTTGTCGGCGGGTGTGAACCGTCAGAACTATACCTCCGTTCGTCGCGCGGATTTCACCGGTTTCTCCGGCGCTGCGCAGGGTAAATTCAACGGTCAATCGGTCACGCTGCAGACTGAATTCGGCTATCCGCTGACGCTGCAAGCTGGCGTGGTTCTGACACCGCTTGCCAGCCTGACTTACGGCTATCAGCACGTTGATGGATATAAAGAGACGGGTGGAAACGGTATGGCGCTGGATGTGGGCAGCAGCCATGCGCAGTCCGTCGTGAGCGATATCGGTGCGCGCATCGAGAAAACCTTCGCGACCGGTCTTGGCAATCTGACGCCATTCGCCCAGGTGACGTGGTTGCATCAGTACGATGATCGCCAGGTCAGCAGCCGCGCGTCCTACGCCGCTGATACGGTTGGTGAAACCAGCTTTACGACCAAAGGCGCATCGCCAGTGGAAGACATGGCTGGCGTCGCGATCGGCAGCACGCTGTATGAAGCGAACGAGCTGAACCTCGACGCTCGCTACGATCTGCAAGCGGGAGAGCGCTATCAGGCGCATACCTTCAGCCTGCGTCTGCGCAAAATGTTCTAA
- a CDS encoding YfaZ family outer membrane protein, with protein sequence MKKINFVLMGILAVSSGSALAMGVGIEQGKNFTNLNAELGKESSGIYTEGHWLKNTQDGTQVGGVGAGYNFEVGPVMLNAGAKAVYLGPKKGDNGVAFPFGGGLNVALTDSVSVFGEGYVAPDGLNNSVKNYVEANGGVSWTPVKPLTLKVGYRHVSVDGKDGRPNHTLIDGAYFGGGVSF encoded by the coding sequence ATGAAAAAGATTAATTTTGTACTGATGGGTATTCTGGCAGTTTCTTCTGGTTCTGCATTAGCAATGGGCGTTGGCATTGAGCAGGGGAAAAACTTCACTAACCTGAATGCGGAATTAGGCAAAGAATCTTCAGGCATCTATACGGAAGGTCACTGGCTTAAAAATACCCAGGACGGTACTCAGGTGGGTGGCGTGGGTGCCGGATATAATTTCGAAGTCGGCCCGGTCATGCTGAATGCAGGCGCTAAAGCCGTTTATCTGGGACCTAAAAAAGGGGATAACGGCGTAGCCTTCCCGTTCGGTGGCGGCCTTAATGTCGCGCTGACCGACAGCGTGAGCGTGTTTGGCGAAGGTTATGTTGCGCCTGATGGATTGAACAACAGCGTGAAAAACTACGTTGAAGCTAACGGCGGTGTGAGCTGGACGCCAGTTAAACCGCTGACGCTTAAAGTGGGTTATCGCCACGTGAGCGTCGATGGCAAAGATGGCCGTCCGAACCACACTCTGATTGACGGCGCGTATTTCGGTGGTGGCGTCAGCTTCTAA